One window from the genome of Hippoglossus hippoglossus isolate fHipHip1 chromosome 6, fHipHip1.pri, whole genome shotgun sequence encodes:
- the tcp11l1 gene encoding T-complex protein 11-like protein 1, with the protein MPKEADHQDGGGDEEGSNEERAEETTSKREQENIPCGQTPQASAVKFVSVEQMMHTAKGVSNMTLAHEIMVNQAFQVKPAAPPEGSLEQRLKEVMHKAFWDTLEEQLKEDPPSYTHAIKLLAEIKEILLSLFLPNHGRLRARILEVLDLPLIQQQAENGALDIRKLSQFVIGMMGSLCAPCRDEDINKLKDITDIVPLFKAIFSVLDLMKYDMANFALSSIRPHLMQQSVEYERGKFQEFLEKQPNALDYTEKWLEDTVKYLREANQDSSSAASSNPPSLLPLNVHNQAYLRLMRWDHASDAFPETVLMDQARFQEMQQKADQLVLLSSVLLIVYTTTGEAISGLPGLMETLKTTVNVMITDMHKPSFSAQEALATIGEKMCVELSQCLSQHGYSPFTADRKSILKGQISATIQPDNTVRKLMDSRVQTYLLASLESSQQKTPVHLPGGLAPVSKEMKELAVQFSCLVNFNKLVFSPFYQKILQNILTPSTET; encoded by the exons ATGCCAAAGGAGGCAGATCaccaggatggaggaggagacgaggaggggTCGAATGAGGAAAGGGCTGAGGAGACGACGAGTAAGAGAGAGCAGGAAAATATACCCTGCGGTCAAACTCCACAAG CGAGCGCTGTCAAGTTCGTCTCTGTGGAGCAGATGATGCACACGGCCAAAGGTGTCTCCAACATGACTCTGGCTCATGAAATCATGGTCAACCAGGCGTTTCAAGTCAAACCTGCAGCGCCACCTGAAGGAAG TTTGGAGCAGAGATTGAAGGAGGTTATGCACAAAGCATTCTGGGATACCTTGGAAGAACAGTTGAAGGAGGATCCACCGTCGTACACACACGCCATCAAACTACTCGCTGAAATCAAAGAG attcttctgtctttgtttctgccGAACCACGGCCGTCTGCGCGCCCGCATCTTGGAGGTCCTGGACCTGCCCCTGATCCAGCAGCAGGCGGAGAATGGAGCTCTCGACATACGTAAACTGTCCCAGTTCGTCATCGGGATGATGGGCTCGCTGTGCGCCCCCTGCAGGGACGAGGACATCAACAAGCTGAAGGACATCACAGATATTGTGCCGCTGTTCAA GGCGATATTCTCAGTTCTTGACCTGATGAAGTACGACATGGCAAACTTCGCCCTGAGCAGCATCAGGCCTCATTTGATGCAACAGTCTGTTGAGTATGAGAGAGGCAAATTCCAGGAGTTTCTGGAGAAACAACCAA ATGCCTTAGACTACACTGAGAAGTGGCTGGAGGACACAGTGAAGTACCTGAGAGAGGCCAACCAGGACAGTTCCAGTGCTGCCTCCTCCAaccctccctcactcctcccccTTAATGTCCACAATCAGGCCTATCTACGTCTGATGAGGTGGGACCACGCCTCAGACGCCTTCCCAGAG ACAGTGTTGATGGATCAGGCTCGATTCCAGGAGATGCAGCAGAAGGCTGATCAGTTAgtcctgctctcctctgtgctcctcaTCGTCTACACCACAACAGGGGAGGCCATCTCAGGCCTGCCGGGGCTGATGGAGACTCTTAAAACCACCGTCAACGTCATGATTACAGACATGCACAAACC GTCTTTCAGTGCACAGGAGGCCTTAGCCACCATCGGAGAGAAGATGTGTGTTGAGCTGAGTCAGTGTCTGAGCCAACATGGCTACTCTCCTTTCACCGCTGACAGAAAGAGCATTCTGAAGGGACAGATCTCTGCCACCATCCAGCCAGACAACACAGTCCGCAAGCTGATGG actCCCGGGTTCAGACCTATCTCCTGGCTTCCCTGGAGTCCAGTCAACAGAAGACCCCTGTTCATCTCCCAGGAGGTCTGGCTCCGGTCAGCaaggagatgaaggagctgGCTGTCCAGTTCAGTTGCCTGGTCAACTTCAACAAGCTGGTCTTCTCCCCGTTCTACCAGAAGATTCTCCAGAATATACTGACACCCAGCACGGAGACGTAA
- the LOC117763626 gene encoding DEP domain-containing protein 7-like, protein MHRRPLCIVTDPARAVHLHLPNMASIKERAAALNLAEKLCVRPPGCGVSGRPAGLQSSSLWSGLLSHLRSTVTVKRRRVHLKSHSDCFLGSEAVDVATGHLKNIQGFEGADVSRDKVVSVCQALFECKVFEAVGTKVFGKDKKQDSFQDSKSSLYRFVNVHMPSVDELDRVLPVNGIQKLFCSPPSVRQEEQVRPTGSRVRPLTPVNFTKTSTRAKHPDAPVTSSLSVEAVVDNQSVSPSKLQTDSVLPQSLVDEVWHEQTLLRLLNLVELPLLEGVLQCSQTLSPPAPSHPLSHSNPDLIYSSNHLDRQILKAFRETQEDKWLCAALDCLDFLSDQPVVELSRELPHWFPQDQESCDQAPAGSINQDGGYSSDEPRLSPSGLAQCKLLVYRTLVKHYSHTDQPPLLPQHMTDFYTAVTDLLVNAKLDKALEALQLSLKLLPPSCRDELRRLLTFMTLAADPQAIKLDKEMENRLAVKRSFSRAIVRSKALSKENEDLLVVFMLSNIKEIFKIPGVLHKGVSEKLASLVQGTQPDVTGSTLCQQVSGRTYSDATKETTKQELWALLNGINTNTKISAKERKRLLGQFYRAHPEIFNQFFGDSAVSML, encoded by the exons ATGCACAGGAGGCCATTGTGCATAGTCACGGATCCTGCACGTGCGGTTCACCTGCATCTGCCCAACATGGCTTCAATCAAGGAGAGAGCTGCGGCCCTGAACCTCGCAGAGAAACTGTGTGTGCGGCCTCCAG GTTGTGGAGTGTCTGGTAGACCTGCCGGCCTCCAGTCCTCCTCCCTGTGGAGCggcctcctctctcacctcagGTCCACTGTGACCGTGAAGCGTCGACGGGTTCACCTCAAGTCCCACAGCGACTGTTTCCTCGGCTCAGAGGCTGTAGATGTGGCGACTgggcatttaaaaaacatccagGGCTTTGAGG GTGCAGACGTGTCTCGGGACAAAGTGGTGAGCGTGTGCCAGGCTCTGTTTGAGTGTAAGGTGTTTGAGGCGGTGGGAACCAAAGTGTTTGGGAAAGACAAGAAGCAGGATTCCTTTCAAGACAGCAAGAGTTCCCTTTACAG gTTTGTAAACGTGCACATGCCTTCAGTTGATGAGCTGGACAGAGTCTTGCCGGTGAACGGGATTCAGAAACTCTTCTGCAGCCCTCCATCAGTCAG gcaggaggagcaggtgcGTCCCACCGGGTCACGTGTCCGCCCGTTAACTCCTGTCAACTTCACTAAGACGTCCACCAGAGCAAAGCATCCGGACGCTCCTGTCACCAGCAGCTTGTCAGTGGAGGCCGTGGTGGACAACCAGAGTGTGAGTCCCAGCAAACTGCAGACGGACTCCGTGTTACCTCAGTCGT TGGTAGATGAGGTGTGGCATGAGCAGACCCTCCTCAGGCTGCTGAACCTGGTTGAGCTCCCCCTCCTGGAAGGGGTGCTTCAGTGCAGCCagaccctgtctcctcctgctccgtcACACCCGCTGTCCCACAGTAACCCAGACCTGATCTACAGCAGCAACCACCTGGACAGACAGATCCTCAAGGCCTTCAGGGAGACTCA gGAGGACAAGTGGCTGTGTGCAGCTCTGGACTGTCTGGACTTCCTGTccgatcagcctgtggtggagCTGAGCCGAGAGCTGCCTCACTGGTTCCCTCAGGACCAGGAGAGCTGTGACCAAGCACCTGCTGGTTCCATCAACCAAGATGGAG GCTACAGCAGTGATGAGCCTCGTCTCTCCCCGAGTGGTCTGGCCCAGTGTAAACTGCTGGTGTACAGGACTCTGGTGAAACACTACAGTCACACAGACCAACCTCCACTGCTGCCGCAGCACATGACTGACTTCTACACTGCCGTCACTGACCTGCTGG TGAACGCTAAGTTAGACAAAGCCCTGGAGGCTCTGCAGCTGAGCTTGAAACTGCTGCCACCTAGCTGCAGAGACGAGCTGCGCAGGCTGCTCACGTTCATGACTCTGGCCGCTGATCCACAAGCGATAAAACTGGATAAGGAG ATGGAAAACAGATTAGCAGTGAAGAGGTCTTTCTCCAGAGCCATCGTCCGCAGCAAAGCTCTTTCAAAGGAGAACGAGGACCTGCTCGTGGTCTTCATGCTCAGCAACATAAAGGAAATCTTCAAG ATACCAGGAGTTCTGCACAAAGGAGTGAGTGAGAAGCTGGCCAGCCTTGTACAGGGGACGCAGCCCGATGTGACGG GCTCCACGTTGTGTCAGCAGGTCTCCGGCAGGACTTACTCTGACGCCACGAAGGAGACCACCAAGCAGGAGCTGTGGGCTCTGCTGAACGGCATCAACAccaacacaaagatctcagcCAAGGAGAGGAAGCGTCTCCTCGGACAGTTTTACAGAGCCCACCCGGAGATATTCAACCAGTTCTTCGGTGACTCTGCTGTGAGCATGCTCTAG